One part of the Geothrix edaphica genome encodes these proteins:
- the ggt gene encoding gamma-glutamyltransferase, with translation MRPTPLRSLAPFAVGLMILSPLRGGDRVTGRAFATRSEVAAQHGMACTSQALVTQIALDVLKQGGSAVDAAIAADAALGLMEPTGSGMGGDLYAIVWDAKTKKLHGLNGSGRSPKSLTLDHFKKLGLKHIPPQGPLPVSVPGCVDGWFELHRKFGKLPMAQVLAPAIRYAKEGFPVSELIAYYWGRSVPVLGKYPGFLETFTVDGKRGPVSGEVFRNPRLAKTLELLARDGRDAFYKGEIARKIDAYMKANGGFLSYEDLAAHHSDWVEPVSVNYRGYDVWELPPNGQGIAALQMLNILEGYDFSKIPFGSPQHVHLFTEAKKLAFEDRAKFYADAAFMKVPLSWLLSKDYAAQRRALIGDRASRRLEAGHPPLKEGDTVYLTTADGEGNMVSLIQSNYRGMGSGMTPGDLGFCLQDRGELFNLEEGNANTYAPGKRPFHTIIPGFITRDGQPFLSYGVMGGEFQPIGHVQIVMDLIDFGMNAQEAGDAPRMSHDGSPEPTGEKGKLPGTIQLESGFPYETVRELMNRGHGVGWMFGGYGGYQAIRWDPRQKVYFGASESRKDGQAAGY, from the coding sequence ATGCGCCCCACGCCGCTCCGCTCCCTGGCTCCCTTCGCTGTCGGCCTGATGATCCTGTCTCCTCTGCGTGGCGGAGATCGGGTCACGGGCCGGGCCTTCGCCACCCGCTCCGAGGTGGCGGCCCAGCACGGCATGGCCTGCACCAGCCAGGCCCTGGTGACCCAGATCGCCCTGGATGTGCTTAAGCAGGGTGGCTCCGCCGTGGACGCGGCCATCGCCGCGGACGCGGCCCTGGGCTTGATGGAGCCCACGGGCAGCGGCATGGGCGGCGACCTCTACGCCATCGTGTGGGACGCGAAGACGAAGAAGCTCCACGGCCTCAACGGCAGCGGCCGCTCGCCGAAGTCGCTCACCCTCGATCACTTCAAGAAACTGGGCCTCAAGCACATCCCGCCCCAGGGGCCGCTCCCTGTGAGCGTGCCGGGCTGCGTGGACGGCTGGTTCGAGCTGCACAGGAAGTTCGGCAAGCTGCCCATGGCCCAGGTGCTGGCCCCGGCCATCCGCTACGCCAAGGAGGGCTTTCCCGTCAGCGAGCTCATCGCCTACTACTGGGGGCGGAGCGTGCCGGTGCTGGGCAAGTACCCGGGCTTCCTGGAGACCTTCACAGTGGACGGCAAGCGGGGCCCCGTGAGCGGCGAAGTCTTCCGCAACCCGCGCCTGGCGAAGACGCTGGAGCTCCTGGCCAGGGACGGCCGCGATGCCTTCTACAAGGGCGAGATCGCCCGGAAGATCGACGCCTACATGAAGGCCAACGGCGGCTTCCTCAGCTACGAGGACCTGGCGGCCCACCACTCGGACTGGGTGGAACCCGTCAGCGTCAACTACCGCGGCTACGACGTGTGGGAGCTGCCCCCCAACGGCCAGGGCATCGCGGCGCTCCAGATGCTGAACATCCTCGAGGGCTACGACTTCTCGAAGATCCCCTTCGGCAGCCCGCAGCACGTGCACCTGTTCACGGAGGCCAAGAAGCTGGCCTTCGAGGATCGGGCCAAGTTCTACGCTGACGCCGCCTTCATGAAGGTGCCGTTGTCCTGGCTGCTCTCGAAGGACTACGCCGCCCAGCGCCGGGCCCTCATCGGCGATCGCGCCTCGCGCCGCCTGGAGGCGGGCCACCCGCCCCTGAAGGAAGGCGACACCGTCTACCTGACCACCGCCGACGGCGAGGGCAACATGGTGAGCCTCATCCAGAGCAACTACCGCGGCATGGGCAGCGGCATGACGCCCGGCGACCTGGGCTTCTGCCTCCAGGATCGCGGCGAACTGTTCAACCTCGAAGAAGGCAACGCCAACACCTACGCCCCCGGCAAGCGCCCCTTCCACACCATCATCCCGGGCTTCATCACCAGGGACGGCCAGCCCTTCCTCAGCTACGGCGTCATGGGCGGCGAGTTCCAGCCCATCGGCCACGTCCAGATCGTCATGGACCTCATCGACTTCGGCATGAATGCCCAGGAGGCCGGGGACGCCCCCCGCATGAGCCACGACGGCTCCCCCGAGCCCACGGGCGAGAAGGGGAAGCTACCGGGTACCATTCAACTGGAGAGTGGCTTCCCCTACGAGACCGTCCGCGAGCTGATGAACCGCGGCCATGGCGTGGGCTGGATGTTCGGCGGCTACGGTGGCTACCAGGCCATCCGCTGGGATCCCAGGCAGAAGGTCTACTTCGGGGCCAGCGAGTCGCGGAAGGACGGCCAGGCGGCAGGCTACTAG